Within Triticum dicoccoides isolate Atlit2015 ecotype Zavitan chromosome 1B, WEW_v2.0, whole genome shotgun sequence, the genomic segment TCTCCGTACTGAAAGACGGAATGCAAAGTATTGTTCCATTTCTGATGTCCAATATCTAATTGGTTGAACTAACTTTGAATCTTGTTCTTTAGGTGAAACAAATTAAGATATAATAAGACTCAAGCGCTCTATATATGTGATGTTAAAAGCATCATAATATCTTGCTACTCCATAAGTTATATGGATCTTTGAATCAAACTGGCCTgaattgtgttttgatttgtactgTACTAGCCTTACATTTTCAtattcaagtactccctccgtccgaaaatacttgtcatcaaaaagaataaaaagggatgtatctagatgtattttagttctagatgcatcccttttcatccattttgatgacaagtattttcggacggagggagtatatatgaatTCGTGTTTGTTTTGAATACATGAACACGTATGCTGTTTGGGCTTGAGTCCATAGCCCAGGCCACTGCAAATCTTTTTTCTTGACACCTTGATTCTTTATTGATAATGTTGTCGTATTCAGTATTCACTAGTATTCTTAAATTACCCATATTTTACAGCCCAGCTAGCTACAGTGGCTTGGTTAGGTGTAACTTGTAACACCAGTAAATCACACATTTTGAGGAACATAAATAGGTCTCGACTGCTTCTGATTTCACTATGAATACATAAAACAATTCTATATCTACATAGATGTATAAATATCTGGTGGTAACTGGCAAGACTTGCGACAATCCAAGCTAAAGCTTTATATGTCATCTTGTTACCAAATACAAATAATTCGTACTATCCTTGAACAAGTTATTTTCCTCCCTTTCGAAAAACAAGTTTTTTTCCTCTTGATAGTTTTTGTGAGACATAAGATTATTTCTTGTATGTGTCAAAGAATTGACCGGTGTTTGTGTTTGATGCAGTTCAGGTTGAAGGTAAATGGGTCGCCAGCCTTACCGGCCAAGGGGAAAAACCCTGGTGTTGCTGTCGCTTCAATGACTCTCGCTGAAAAAGGGTGCAACAACTTGGGCTTGAATTGCACGGTCTGCGGCATCACAGCAAGCAGTCAGAAGACCATGCAAGATCACCTCAAAGGGAAAATTCATATGAGGAAGACTGCCATGCTCTCGCAGCCATATCCTAAGGAGAATGGGGTAAGGAATATGATTTGGACTTTGCCAACACTACCCAAATTCAACAAAACAAAATATGTGTTTTACTGTAGCGTGGTTAACTATAATATTCATAATTTCATATGAGGCTACTTGTCTTTCCAACCTATTTATTGACAACAATACTGCCTCCTTACAAATATGTAACACCCCCTCAAATTTTGAGCCTAACTTTGACTACAAATTTGACTAATAAAATCTGAGATGTATGCCACGAAAAATATATCACTAATTTTGTATCTGAAAGAAGTTTCAAATGCTATAGTTTTTGTGGCATATAGCTGACATTTTATTAGTCAAATTTATTGTTAAAGTTAGGCTCAAAGTTGGAGAGGGTCTTATATGCTTGAAAGTAGGTATTATTCTGATCCTATTAGTATAAAGTGCTCGTTCTTTTGTATACAAAAGGGCCCAAACTGCAAATCCAGTAATAAGACCATCTCCCCAATGCTCCCATGATACCATTTGAAAAAATTCAATTTTAAAtgttctaaaaaattctgaaaaaagttATGTATGTTGACATCACGTGAATGTACAATCCCTAAAAATTTCAGGTCCAAATTCCAAATatacattgagaaacaaaaaagacaaatctggatGTGAATAgtggatttgtcttttttgtttctcaatgtgtatttggaatttggacatgaaATTTTTAGGGATTGTACATTCATGTGCTGTAAACATccataattttttcagaattttttgaaatatttAAAATTGAATTTTTTGAAATGGTATCATGGTATCACCTAAAGGTTGGTATCATGTGATATTTTCCCCCAGTAATAATACAAGGCCAAAGTGTATCATGATTTCTGGAACATATATAAAGAGGTCTCAAAGGCTATTAAAGCATGATTAATTTCTGAGAAACCAATTTTATATGTCCTTACAAATGTCTTTGGTGCTAATTTCTAGTCTAGTAAAATGTTTGCATTCTTCCATTATCTTTGAACATTAAGAGGCGTGAGAAGCATGGGAGCTTGTCAGAAGGGATTTTCTAAACCTAGGGACATAGGAACCCTATAGCCTTATACGGCTAAAAAATATTGCTGAAGTTCGATAAAATGCCAAATAAATCCTACTCAGAGAGGATGGATATAGTATTATGCATCTAAAATTTATAACTTAAATATGACTTGTAACTTACACCGTTCCTTGTTCATCTAGGTCTCATACAGTCATATTTAAGTTTTAAAGTTGGCACGCGCATACTTGTATCCATCCCTAATTGCATCTGATTTATGTCATATTTTTCTGAAACTTATGCGCATATTTTTTGGGTGTATAAGGTTCAGATGTACTCCGTTTTAGTTCAAAAACATAGATTCATCGTCAATGCCACTTCAAAAACATAGGTGCCACTAGTGTCTTTCCAAGTTTTGTGCTAGTGCCATCTCAGTCCCTTTCCTGTCAATCTCTCCATCCCTGGCCATGTGATGTTTTGGTTTTGCACTGTCCCTTCAAACGGTTTCGATCAACCTTGTTTGGTTTTATCCGACATTATATTTTGACATCTTGTCATTTCTCAAGACGTGTTCGGGAAAAACCAGCCAAGGTTGATCGATTTGAACGGTTTGAAAAGACAGCAAAACATAAAACATCACATGGTCAGAGAAGGAGAGAGTGACAGAAAAGGGACTGAGATGGCACTAGCACTAAGCTATGGAAACATTAGTGGCATATGTCTGAATACACCATTTTTGTTACGATGAGGGATTTTACCTCTGTTCTTCCTCAGGTCTCCATAACCTAAACGAGTGTCTGCTTAGAGGAGTTTGTGTTTGTTCATGCAGGTCTGCTCAAAACCAAATGCATCAGCAGCCGTGCTACCGGCCAAGCGGAAGAACTCCGACGTTGTCCCAGCCGCATCCACCCTTTCAGCCGGGCCAAGCAGCAAGAATCAGAAGCGAGGCTTGACCTGCACGGCAACCAGCGAGAAGGGCATGCAGGATCACCTCAAAGGGAAGGCTCACATGAAGATGGCGCCCTCGCTTGCGCCTGGGGATGCGGAGGAAGAGGCAGAGGTGGAAGGCGGCTACACGCCGAGGAAGTTCCATATGCTGACCGACTCCGGGACATTGTGCGAGGTGGTGCAGCTGAACGGCTCCATCCTCTGCGAGGTGTGCGACGTGCGGACCGCCGACATTGTTACCATGATGTGCCACCTACAGGGGACCAAGCACGTCTCCAAGCAGGCCAAGCAGAAGCAGTGCGAAGCCGTGGAACCACCGGCTGCCGTTGCTGCTGATGGCGATGGGCCAGGATCAGAAATGGTGCCCATGGAGGCCAATGGCGTGGGCCGGGTGGACGGTGGCTCCCTGCTGTGCGAGCTCTGCAACGTGAAGGTGGCGTCGGAGTGCGACATGCAGTCTCACCTGTCCGGCAGGAAGCACACCAACAAGGCGAAGTTGGCTGCAGTTGGTGTCAGTGCATGTGGCAACGTGTCAGGCTCAGAAACTGTGCCCATGGAGGCCAATGGCGTGCGCCGACTGGACGGTGGTATCCTGCTGTGCGAGCTCTGCGACGTCAAGGCCTCGTCGGAGTGCGTCATGCAGACTCACCTGTCCGGCAGGAagcacaccaacaaacagaaggccACCGTTGACGCCGGTGCAGGACAGGGGGTGAAGAaggctgccgccaccgccgccacgatTGGCAGCCCATCCAAGGAAGCCGCCTCCATCGTCGTCAATGGCAGTGATGACTCGGTGAAGAAACCAGCAGCGGGAGAGATGGACGTAGCTGTGTCATCGGCAGGACAGGGGGTGAAgaaggctgccgccgccgccgccacgatcGGCAGCCCATCCAAGGAAGCCACCTCCATCGTCGTCAATGGCAGTGATGACTCGGTGAAGAAATCANNNNNNNNNNNNNNNNNNNNNNNNNNNNNNNNNNNNNNNNNNNNNNNNNNNNNNNNNNNNNNNNNNNNNNNNNNNNNNNNNNNNNNNNNNNNNNNNNNNNNNNNNNNNNNNNNNNNNNNNNNNNNNNNNNNNNNNNNNNNNNNNNNNNNNNNNNNNNNNNNNNNNNNNNNNNNNNNNNNNNNNNNNNNNNNNNNNNNNNNNNNNNNNNNNNNNNNNNNNNNNNNNNNNNNNNNNNNNNNNNNNNAGAGATGGAGGTAGGTGTGTCATCGGCAGGACAGGGGGTGAAGAAGGCTGCCGCCGCCACCACGATCGGCAGCCCATCCAAGGAAGCTGCCTCCATCGTCGTCAATGGCAGCGATGACTCAGTGAAGAAACCAGCAGCGGGAGAGATGGAGGTAGCTGTGTCATCCGCAGGACAGGGgatgaagaaggccgccgccgccgccgacacgatCGGCAGCTCATCCAAGGAAGCCGCCAACATCGTTGTCAAAGGCAGCGATGACTCCGTGAAGAAACCAGCAGCGGGAGAGATGGAGGTGGTAGTGTCATCGGCAACGCCTCAAGTGGATGTCGCCGCCCCGGTCTGCGCCCATGTCTCCTCCGTGGCCCCCATGGAAGTAGATGAAGGTGCAGGGGCCGGAGATGGTGCTGCCAAAGCTGAAGAACAAGAGAAAGCTGATGCCGAGGAAGAGGGAGCCGTGGAGAACGACGGGGGCCCCGCCGTGACCGGCGAGGAGTATTACATCAAGGTGGAGGGCAAGCTGTTCGTCACGCTGCGCCAGGCCGACGACAGCCTCTCGTGCGGCCTGTGTGGCGTGCACGGCTGCGACAAGCGCGGCATGATCAGTCACCTCTACACCAGGGACCACTGGCGGAGAGCCCGTCTCGCCGAGGAGAAGAAGCGGGCATCGGAGGCAGCGCTAGAGGCAGTGAACAAAGACGGCGACAGGGAGCGGCTCAGGTCGACAACTGAGGGCAGCCGTTCGTGACTAAAAG encodes:
- the LOC119310090 gene encoding uncharacterized protein LOC119310090 — its product is MEERARLLVGLAGVSEHGAVPSLKTAAPYLHEAGSKVDVSAAVPGKRKNPDVHDASAVLAATGSKKPKSGLTCTVCNITATSEVALQEHLRGKSHGKKAAKHTQPLPGTGQPEKDAFRLKVNGSPALPAKGKNPGVAVASMTLAEKGCNNLGLNCTVCGITASSQKTMQDHLKGKIHMRKTAMLSQPYPKENGVCSKPNASAAVLPAKRKNSDVVPAASTLSAGPSSKNQKRGLTCTATSEKGMQDHLKGKAHMKMAPSLAPGDAEEEAEVEGGYTPRKFHMLTDSGTLCEVVQLNGSILCEVCDVRTADIVTMMCHLQGTKHVSKQAKQKQCEAVEPPAAVAADGDGPGSEMVPMEANGVGRVDGGSLLCELCNVKVASECDMQSHLSGRKHTNKAKLAAVGVSACGNVSGSETVPMEANGVRRLDGGILLCELCDVKASSECVMQTHLSGRKHTNKQKATVDAGAGQGVKKAAATAATIGSPSKEAASIVVNGSDDSVKKPAAGEMDVAVSSAGQGVKKAAAAAATIEMEVGVSSAGQGKPAAGEMEVAVSSAGQGMKKAAAAADTIGSSSKEAANIVVKGSDDSVKKPAAGEMEVVVSSATPQVDVAAPVCAHVSSVAPMEVDEGAGAGDGAAKAEEQEKADAEEEGAVENDGGPAVTGEEYYIKVEGKLFVTLRQADDSLSCGLCGVHGCDKRGMISHLYTRDHWRRARLAEEKKRASEAALEAVNKDGDRERLRSTTEGSRS